A single region of the Salipaludibacillus sp. LMS25 genome encodes:
- a CDS encoding small acid-soluble spore protein P has translation MEKNTYKSQRQANPKNNHDSGQPAPLKGSHKTKKKNHVSQTNGEG, from the coding sequence TTGGAAAAAAACACGTATAAATCTCAACGACAAGCAAATCCAAAAAACAACCATGACTCTGGCCAACCCGCTCCTTTAAAAGGCTCACACAAAACGAAAAAGAAAAATCACGTGTCACAAACAAACGGTGAAGGATGA
- a CDS encoding FbpB family small basic protein produces the protein MSKKMKLKFEELYIQNLQALLKDNKAVHEIEKRIDQRHMDRLND, from the coding sequence ATGAGTAAAAAAATGAAACTTAAATTTGAAGAGTTATATATACAAAATTTACAAGCGTTACTTAAAGATAATAAAGCAGTTCATGAAATAGAAAAGCGTATTGATCAGAGGCATATGGATCGTCTAAATGATTAA
- a CDS encoding VanZ family protein, with protein MKKNRFVFNPSLTMGLLTLLLFYMMGLFYVTLFAWNYGSSFGPVAPGGRNYNLEPFLSIYRISMHSDSWVDPFRILVGNILLFVPFGYLFPFLVDSIRRIKTNVSILLTVFLSMLLSIFIEVSQFLFTYRVANVDDVILNTLGGFIGVFVYKISSRVIRIIK; from the coding sequence TTGAAAAAAAATAGATTTGTTTTTAACCCATCTTTAACAATGGGATTGTTAACCCTTCTTCTTTTTTATATGATGGGCTTATTTTATGTCACGCTATTTGCTTGGAATTACGGTTCTTCGTTCGGACCGGTTGCCCCAGGAGGACGTAATTATAATTTAGAACCTTTTTTAAGTATTTATCGTATTTCTATGCACAGTGATAGTTGGGTAGACCCTTTTCGTATTTTAGTTGGTAATATTTTGTTATTTGTGCCATTTGGTTATCTGTTTCCGTTTTTAGTGGATAGTATTAGGAGAATAAAGACAAATGTCTCTATCTTATTAACGGTGTTTCTCTCAATGCTTCTTTCTATATTTATCGAAGTGAGCCAATTTTTATTTACTTATCGAGTAGCTAATGTAGATGATGTCATTTTAAATACATTAGGTGGTTTTATAGGTGTATTCGTTTATAAAATAAGTTCCCGCGTTATTCGTATTATTAAGTAG
- a CDS encoding YwqI/YxiC family protein: MSGEIKLNDEKVHKAIAELKVAIQALEISLPADVPGDNNLSMTDELTEMKQEFEELVTAYQAFILKQAKSTTEAVESFKEVDTQLASSMQPTAIY; encoded by the coding sequence ATGAGCGGCGAAATCAAATTAAATGACGAAAAAGTTCACAAGGCAATCGCTGAGTTAAAGGTAGCGATTCAAGCGCTTGAAATATCTTTACCAGCCGATGTCCCAGGAGACAACAATCTGTCTATGACTGACGAGCTAACAGAGATGAAGCAGGAGTTTGAAGAACTTGTTACTGCTTATCAAGCGTTTATCTTAAAACAAGCTAAATCAACGACAGAAGCAGTGGAATCATTTAAAGAAGTGGATACGCAGCTCGCTTCTTCCATGCAGCCTACGGCTATCTATTAG
- the acnA gene encoding aconitate hydratase AcnA translates to MSDNVLFNSKKTFDVNGETYHYYDLTAIEKAGVGTVHNLPYSIKVLLESVLRQYDGRVIKQEHVENLAKWGTEQVKNIDVPFKPSRVILQDFTGVPAVVDLASLRKAMADMGGDPTEINPVIPVDLVVDHSVQVDEFGGANSLLRNMELEFERNEERYKFLNWAQKSLDNYRAVPPATGIVHQVNLEYLANVVQEGVNEDGEKVAFPDSLVGTDSHTTMINGLGVLGWGVGGIEAEAGMLKQPSYFPVPEVIGVKLNGVMPEGATATDLALKVTQVLRKKNVVGKFVEFFGTGLADMTLADRATISNMAPEYGATCGFFPVDDETLNYLRFTGRSEELVNLVEAYTKANGMFYTPGQDDPKFTSIVEVDLSAIEPNLSGPKRPQDLIPLSQMKEQWKEALTAPVGNQGFGLSPEEIAKEAKVVHPNGNTSTLKTGAVAIAAITSCTNTSNPHVMIGAGLLAKNAVEKGLTVPDYVKTSLAPGSKVVTGYLENAGLMPYLDQLGFNLVGYGCTTCIGNSGPLPEEIEKGIADSDLTVTSVLSGNRNFEGRIHPLVRANYLASPPLVVAYALAGTVDIDLLNEPIGQDSAGNDVYFKDIWPSNDVIQKAMEEAVEPQLFKKEYERVFDDNEQWNQLETTDGDLYKWDPESTYIQNPPFFDDMSPEPEDVKELNGLRAVAKLGDSVTTDHISPAGAIAKNSPAGKFLMEKGLSPAQFNSYGSRRGNHEVMMRGTFANIRIKNQLAPGTEGGYTTYWPTGDVMAIYDACMKYKETNTGLVVLAGKDYGMGSSRDWAAKGTNLLGIKTVIAESFERIHRSNLVLMGVLPLQFKEGENAETLGLSGKETFDVKVTNDIQPRDHVTVIAKDADTGKETTFDVIARFDSEVEIDYYRHGGILPMVLRNNLASAK, encoded by the coding sequence ATGTCAGATAACGTATTATTTAATTCAAAGAAAACCTTTGATGTAAATGGTGAGACTTACCACTACTATGATTTAACTGCTATCGAGAAGGCTGGAGTTGGAACTGTTCACAACCTCCCTTACTCCATTAAAGTTCTTCTTGAGTCTGTACTAAGACAATATGATGGTCGCGTAATTAAACAGGAACATGTCGAGAATTTAGCTAAATGGGGAACCGAGCAAGTGAAAAATATTGACGTCCCATTTAAACCATCACGCGTCATCCTTCAGGATTTTACTGGCGTCCCAGCAGTCGTTGACTTAGCTTCGCTGCGTAAAGCAATGGCTGACATGGGAGGAGATCCAACAGAAATCAACCCGGTAATCCCTGTGGATCTCGTTGTGGATCATTCAGTACAGGTAGATGAGTTTGGCGGAGCCAACTCGTTACTTCGGAATATGGAACTAGAATTTGAGCGAAATGAAGAGCGTTATAAATTTTTAAATTGGGCGCAGAAGTCTCTTGATAATTATCGAGCAGTGCCACCTGCTACAGGTATTGTGCATCAAGTTAATTTAGAGTATTTAGCGAACGTGGTACAAGAAGGTGTCAATGAAGATGGTGAAAAAGTAGCGTTTCCTGATTCGTTAGTCGGGACAGATTCGCATACGACCATGATTAACGGCCTCGGTGTGTTAGGATGGGGTGTCGGTGGTATTGAAGCGGAAGCGGGCATGTTAAAGCAGCCTTCTTATTTTCCTGTGCCAGAAGTCATCGGTGTAAAGCTTAACGGTGTCATGCCAGAAGGAGCGACTGCTACTGACCTTGCGTTAAAAGTGACACAAGTATTACGAAAGAAAAACGTCGTAGGTAAGTTCGTTGAGTTTTTTGGAACAGGATTAGCCGATATGACACTAGCTGATCGTGCCACGATTTCAAATATGGCGCCTGAATATGGTGCTACATGTGGGTTCTTCCCTGTTGATGATGAAACACTTAATTACTTGCGCTTTACTGGTCGAAGTGAGGAGCTTGTCAACCTTGTAGAAGCTTATACGAAGGCGAATGGTATGTTCTACACACCTGGCCAAGATGACCCTAAATTCACCTCGATTGTGGAAGTGGACTTATCAGCTATTGAGCCAAATTTATCTGGACCTAAACGTCCACAAGATCTCATCCCGTTATCACAAATGAAAGAACAATGGAAAGAGGCATTAACAGCTCCTGTCGGCAACCAAGGATTTGGGTTATCACCTGAAGAAATTGCCAAAGAGGCGAAGGTGGTTCACCCTAACGGCAACACGTCCACGTTAAAAACAGGTGCTGTCGCTATTGCCGCCATTACAAGTTGTACCAATACGTCGAATCCTCACGTGATGATAGGTGCAGGGTTGTTGGCAAAGAATGCTGTGGAAAAAGGCTTAACTGTGCCTGATTATGTTAAAACGAGCTTAGCTCCAGGTTCAAAAGTTGTAACGGGTTATTTGGAAAACGCAGGTCTTATGCCGTATTTAGATCAATTAGGGTTTAATTTAGTAGGTTATGGCTGTACGACCTGTATCGGGAACAGTGGTCCCCTGCCAGAAGAAATCGAAAAAGGGATTGCTGATTCTGACTTAACTGTGACCTCTGTTTTAAGCGGAAACCGGAACTTCGAGGGGCGGATTCATCCATTAGTGAGAGCGAACTACTTAGCGTCACCGCCACTTGTTGTGGCGTATGCTTTAGCAGGGACGGTTGATATTGACTTGTTAAATGAGCCGATCGGTCAAGATTCTGCTGGAAATGATGTTTACTTTAAAGACATCTGGCCGTCAAATGATGTGATTCAGAAAGCGATGGAAGAAGCTGTTGAGCCGCAATTATTTAAGAAAGAATACGAACGGGTATTTGATGATAATGAACAATGGAACCAGCTTGAAACAACAGACGGTGATCTGTATAAATGGGATCCTGAGTCCACTTATATCCAAAACCCGCCATTCTTTGATGATATGTCACCAGAACCAGAAGATGTTAAAGAGCTTAATGGACTTCGTGCTGTTGCTAAGTTAGGTGATTCGGTTACAACTGACCACATTTCTCCAGCTGGTGCCATTGCTAAAAATAGTCCAGCAGGTAAATTTTTAATGGAGAAAGGCTTAAGCCCAGCTCAATTCAATTCTTACGGATCACGCCGTGGAAATCATGAAGTGATGATGCGAGGGACTTTCGCTAACATTCGTATTAAAAACCAACTAGCACCTGGCACTGAGGGTGGTTATACGACTTACTGGCCAACGGGTGACGTGATGGCGATATATGATGCTTGCATGAAGTATAAAGAAACAAACACGGGACTCGTTGTTCTAGCAGGTAAAGACTATGGGATGGGGAGTTCACGTGACTGGGCTGCTAAAGGCACGAACCTTCTCGGTATTAAAACAGTCATTGCAGAAAGCTTCGAAAGGATTCACCGTAGTAACCTTGTCCTTATGGGCGTTTTACCTCTTCAGTTCAAAGAGGGGGAAAACGCTGAAACGTTAGGATTAAGCGGTAAAGAAACATTTGATGTTAAAGTGACGAATGATATTCAACCACGGGATCATGTCACAGTTATTGCGAAAGATGCTGATACTGGAAAAGAAACTACCTTTGATGTTATTGCTCGATTTGATAGTGAGGTTGAGATTGATTACTATCGTCACGGCGGTATTTTACCGATGGTATTGAGAAATAATCTTGCTAGTGCAAAATAA
- a CDS encoding DUF421 domain-containing protein — protein sequence MFDFWYGTKDLAIHGFLIRAAIVYIYVFVLIKILGQRSMTTMNPIDFLFGVVIGDVVGEPLADGEAPMAGPLSAAAFIGAVHLFLSYIALKLPRFRRVIEDEPIILIEKGKILTNELKKAKVTVESLLMDLRLNSSIDLTEIDYAVLEANGQISVIKKSRYDTVTKDDMGQSAENKGYPTVLIEDGRYIHGNIHKVTTIAWVNAQVKKRGYEDVKDVFLMTMDGSGQMYFSGKREG from the coding sequence ATGTTTGACTTTTGGTACGGAACAAAAGATTTAGCCATTCATGGTTTTCTTATTCGGGCAGCAATTGTCTATATTTATGTTTTCGTATTAATTAAAATACTGGGTCAACGTTCAATGACAACGATGAATCCCATTGATTTCCTTTTCGGGGTTGTCATTGGTGATGTGGTTGGAGAGCCACTTGCAGACGGCGAAGCACCGATGGCCGGACCGCTATCTGCGGCGGCTTTTATAGGGGCAGTCCACTTATTTTTGTCATACATCGCCCTTAAACTCCCTCGCTTTCGCCGTGTAATTGAAGACGAACCGATCATTTTGATTGAAAAAGGAAAAATACTCACAAACGAATTAAAAAAAGCAAAGGTTACAGTGGAGTCCTTATTAATGGATTTACGATTAAACAGCTCCATTGATTTAACGGAGATAGATTACGCTGTTCTGGAAGCAAACGGTCAAATCAGTGTTATCAAGAAATCGCGTTACGACACCGTTACAAAAGATGATATGGGACAATCAGCTGAAAATAAAGGATATCCAACCGTTCTAATTGAGGATGGACGCTACATACATGGGAATATTCATAAAGTAACGACGATTGCTTGGGTTAATGCCCAAGTAAAAAAGCGTGGTTATGAGGATGTAAAGGACGTTTTTCTTATGACAATGGATGGGTCAGGGCAAATGTACTTTAGTGGAAAAAGGGAAGGCTAG
- a CDS encoding 3D domain-containing protein produces MLKKFITLAIVAWLGQFFFATGTYATEELENEQEQIQQEREAVQAELSEAETALVELIADLESLNDHLHNLNEKIEVNEDMIAETEADISEAESKVEELEAEMERLQEDIDERFELLKDRASSYQRNGSGNGAYIEVILGADSFGDFMSRVMTISKIAQADNDFIEQLEANQLELEEVQLQHVESLLTLANKATELEEMQDELDEQKEEVESVRDDMKENEAEQEALIAKLADEDLDLASQEADVRTRIEDEVKRQEAKRAEEEAARQAEQEAKEKEAAEAKKESESAEANSSQSNSSSPSRSNSNSNSTSNDGSWQTFSATAYTASCSGCSGVTSTGINLNDNPNAKVIAVDPNVIPLGSRVEVKGYGTFIAADTGGNISGQKIDIFMSSRSDALAFGRQSVQIRILN; encoded by the coding sequence GTGCTTAAAAAGTTCATAACACTCGCGATAGTGGCTTGGTTAGGCCAATTCTTTTTTGCAACTGGCACCTACGCTACAGAGGAACTCGAGAATGAACAGGAGCAAATTCAACAAGAGCGAGAAGCTGTTCAAGCTGAGCTATCCGAGGCAGAGACCGCATTAGTGGAACTGATTGCTGACCTCGAAAGTTTAAATGATCATCTTCATAATCTTAATGAAAAGATAGAAGTCAATGAGGACATGATCGCTGAAACAGAAGCCGACATTTCAGAGGCCGAAAGCAAGGTGGAGGAACTTGAGGCTGAAATGGAACGCCTACAAGAAGATATTGATGAGCGTTTTGAGTTGTTAAAGGATCGAGCAAGCTCTTATCAAAGAAATGGTAGTGGAAATGGGGCTTATATCGAAGTTATTTTAGGTGCAGATAGTTTTGGTGACTTTATGAGTCGTGTCATGACGATCTCTAAAATAGCACAAGCAGATAACGATTTTATCGAACAACTTGAAGCCAATCAGTTGGAATTAGAAGAAGTACAATTACAGCATGTTGAATCGCTTCTTACACTTGCTAATAAAGCAACTGAATTAGAAGAAATGCAAGATGAATTAGACGAACAGAAAGAAGAAGTAGAAAGTGTAAGGGACGACATGAAAGAAAACGAAGCCGAACAAGAGGCACTTATCGCTAAACTTGCAGATGAGGATTTAGACTTAGCATCTCAAGAAGCAGATGTGCGTACTCGTATTGAAGACGAAGTTAAACGTCAAGAGGCAAAACGTGCGGAAGAAGAGGCAGCTCGTCAAGCTGAACAAGAAGCAAAAGAAAAAGAAGCAGCAGAGGCGAAGAAAGAGAGTGAAAGTGCCGAAGCGAATAGTAGCCAATCCAATTCTAGTTCGCCAAGCCGTTCAAACTCTAACAGCAACTCAACATCTAATGATGGAAGTTGGCAAACATTTTCAGCCACTGCCTATACAGCATCTTGCTCCGGATGTTCAGGTGTAACAAGTACAGGGATTAACTTGAATGATAATCCTAATGCTAAAGTAATAGCCGTTGATCCAAACGTTATTCCATTGGGCTCTCGAGTAGAAGTCAAAGGGTATGGAACATTTATTGCTGCAGATACAGGCGGTAATATTTCAGGTCAAAAGATTGATATTTTTATGTCCAGTAGAAGTGATGCTTTAGCATTTGGCCGTCAGTCCGTTCAAATTAGAATTTTAAATTAA
- a CDS encoding ribonuclease YeeF family protein produces the protein MKLLDIQALNEDIDVTKKEVHQFQEKITTLQQAVQDIVALDDALTGQGGEAIKSFYNDCHQTFLTYLTHFTSQFTSSLDQMKDAVASFEPNNAGYINETVLQNDVDQGLTNVANTAASITADVNDVISRISDIVSLQPLDASEVIEDVNRGKKSVLDVVEKLHALDESQAASLQTVKDELATMKNYVTDLGDKFESGAVSITSFNASSLQNIAAYQQMTESIEQHASIHGEELTPSEEAQVNDTVEGTGEKMLDFDPTEYLTAGNLTNRVVEGLSYKEAHNLTKQGFAIKAYKTKSGEIKYRVYKPQVAGIRAPKKGRTTKLYSKSFIDSMKIKNAPKVGKFVSAKVSTAKALGSKAGWLGTAVTAGLNMNDNIENGASTSKIIGDVAVDVGIGALSIAGGAVLSAAAVGSVTFGAPVVVGAAISIGVSLAITTAFDAVKINGKSLADHTKDGVQKVGTGIKNGAKAVAGWFKKKK, from the coding sequence ATGAAACTATTAGATATTCAAGCTCTTAATGAGGATATTGATGTAACAAAAAAAGAAGTACACCAATTTCAAGAGAAAATTACAACACTTCAGCAAGCCGTTCAAGACATTGTCGCTCTTGATGATGCGCTGACTGGTCAGGGAGGAGAAGCGATTAAATCGTTTTATAACGACTGTCATCAAACTTTCCTGACTTATCTAACTCACTTCACGTCTCAATTTACATCATCATTAGATCAAATGAAAGATGCGGTTGCATCCTTTGAACCGAATAATGCTGGTTATATTAATGAGACCGTGTTACAAAATGATGTGGATCAGGGGTTAACAAATGTAGCTAATACAGCGGCGTCCATTACAGCAGATGTTAATGATGTGATTAGCAGAATCAGTGATATTGTCTCATTACAGCCACTTGACGCTAGTGAGGTTATCGAGGATGTGAATCGAGGCAAAAAATCAGTACTAGATGTGGTTGAGAAGCTTCATGCCTTAGATGAATCACAAGCCGCTTCCCTGCAGACAGTCAAAGATGAGTTAGCGACAATGAAAAATTACGTGACGGATCTAGGAGATAAGTTTGAAAGCGGTGCTGTTTCGATTACGAGTTTTAATGCTTCGTCTTTACAAAATATCGCAGCGTATCAGCAAATGACAGAAAGTATTGAGCAACATGCGTCAATTCATGGTGAGGAGCTGACACCTTCGGAGGAAGCGCAAGTGAATGACACAGTGGAAGGCACTGGAGAAAAGATGTTAGATTTTGATCCTACAGAATATCTAACAGCTGGAAATTTAACAAACCGTGTTGTAGAAGGGCTATCCTATAAAGAAGCGCATAATTTAACAAAGCAGGGTTTTGCAATCAAAGCGTATAAAACGAAAAGTGGGGAAATTAAGTATCGCGTATATAAACCACAAGTTGCTGGAATAAGAGCCCCGAAAAAAGGAAGGACGACCAAGTTATACTCAAAAAGCTTTATAGATTCAATGAAAATTAAAAATGCCCCTAAAGTCGGTAAATTTGTAAGCGCCAAAGTTAGTACAGCAAAAGCGTTAGGTAGTAAAGCAGGTTGGCTTGGGACGGCAGTTACAGCTGGGCTTAATATGAATGATAATATTGAAAATGGCGCATCCACCTCAAAAATAATAGGGGATGTGGCTGTAGATGTAGGTATTGGTGCACTGTCTATTGCAGGGGGAGCAGTTCTGTCAGCAGCAGCTGTAGGAAGTGTCACTTTCGGTGCTCCAGTTGTAGTAGGAGCTGCAATTTCAATAGGAGTTTCTTTAGCGATTACGACTGCTTTTGATGCTGTAAAAATAAATGGAAAATCCCTTGCTGATCATACAAAAGATGGGGTTCAAAAAGTTGGAACAGGGATAAAGAATGGAGCTAAAGCAGTGGCAGGTTGGTTTAAGAAGAAAAAGTAA
- a CDS encoding acid-soluble spore protein N: MGKHRNPAQHFQPDHLGTQPRKSDSNKGKQMNTKGNEQPDYVPDKGK, from the coding sequence TTGGGAAAACATCGTAATCCAGCTCAACATTTTCAGCCTGATCATTTAGGCACCCAGCCACGCAAGAGTGACAGTAACAAAGGAAAGCAGATGAACACAAAAGGAAACGAGCAACCGGATTATGTACCAGATAAAGGGAAGTGA
- a CDS encoding TVP38/TMEM64 family protein, translated as MIRKSVVLIGTSLLIISLLVFHDVLLHWIQSNEREYVPLTLVIATLMSLFPVIPYPLVGGVIGAAYGPLLGAVIIWTGSTLASLILFSLIRYGGFDTLGTKVLLKYSATKRLTLLFEKNAFMSITILRMIPVIPSIIINAYAALSRVNFSVYAIASGLGKIPSMTLFALIGHTIITSPVELGYMLIIYTVFIVCIYNGYKRWLKRLEQQVTNNEDKPLNNV; from the coding sequence ATGATTAGAAAATCCGTGGTGCTGATAGGTACCAGCTTATTGATTATTAGCTTACTTGTTTTTCACGATGTATTATTACATTGGATTCAATCAAATGAGCGAGAGTATGTCCCTTTAACACTCGTCATTGCTACCCTCATGTCTTTATTTCCTGTCATTCCATACCCTTTGGTAGGTGGAGTAATCGGAGCCGCATACGGACCATTGCTCGGCGCCGTTATTATATGGACAGGCTCAACACTTGCCTCTCTTATTCTTTTCTCGCTAATCAGATATGGAGGCTTTGATACATTAGGGACTAAAGTGTTACTAAAATACTCTGCTACAAAAAGGCTGACTTTGTTATTTGAAAAAAATGCTTTTATGTCTATTACGATCTTGCGGATGATACCCGTTATCCCTTCGATTATTATTAATGCGTATGCTGCATTAAGTAGAGTTAACTTTAGTGTTTATGCAATCGCCTCTGGTCTTGGAAAAATTCCTTCAATGACCTTATTTGCCCTTATAGGCCATACGATTATTACGAGTCCTGTTGAGCTTGGTTATATGCTCATCATTTACACCGTATTTATCGTCTGTATATATAATGGTTACAAGCGGTGGCTTAAACGTCTAGAGCAGCAAGTGACTAATAATGAAGATAAACCGTTAAATAACGTCTAA
- a CDS encoding DUF4176 domain-containing protein has product MKETLLPNGSIVLLKGGNKKLMVYGRKQLLVTEEDVEKESDDLTMYDYIGVPYPEGYVNPEHSYVFNHSDIEDIIFTGFVNEEEDEFQDILRQV; this is encoded by the coding sequence ATGAAAGAAACACTTTTACCTAATGGTTCGATCGTTCTATTAAAAGGCGGAAATAAAAAATTAATGGTCTACGGAAGAAAACAACTTCTTGTGACAGAAGAAGATGTGGAGAAAGAATCTGATGATTTAACGATGTATGATTATATTGGCGTGCCTTACCCGGAAGGTTATGTGAATCCAGAACACTCCTATGTTTTTAACCATAGTGATATTGAGGACATTATCTTTACCGGGTTTGTCAATGAAGAGGAAGATGAATTTCAAGACATCTTACGTCAAGTTTAA
- a CDS encoding DUF5082 family protein, with product MITDACAINNQITSLRSTIYSMNQQVSQKTEEISRLKMALSDLNGYSSEFDSSKKLCLMPELTAKTWFGSLASKFQSFQSGDLLRGYLALSQTQLNNVITNIEAKISTLESSVTQLEQNISSHNTRINQLTEQRQQELNKK from the coding sequence ATGATAACAGATGCCTGTGCAATTAACAACCAAATAACGTCCTTAAGGTCAACTATTTATAGTATGAATCAGCAAGTTAGTCAAAAAACAGAAGAAATAAGCCGTCTGAAAATGGCACTCAGTGACTTAAATGGTTACAGCAGCGAATTTGATAGCAGTAAAAAGTTATGTCTTATGCCTGAACTTACTGCGAAAACATGGTTTGGAAGCTTAGCAAGCAAATTTCAATCATTTCAATCAGGGGACTTGCTAAGAGGGTATCTCGCCCTTTCGCAAACCCAGTTAAACAACGTCATAACCAATATAGAGGCAAAAATATCTACTCTTGAGAGTAGTGTCACTCAATTGGAACAAAATATTTCTTCACATAACACACGCATCAATCAGCTGACTGAGCAGAGGCAACAGGAGTTGAACAAAAAATGA